The nucleotide window CGTAGGTGTTGCCGATGAGCAGGTCCACGGGCTCGTTCTTGATCCACTGGTGCATCAGGAACATGTCGCCCTTGGCCTTGACCTTGACCTCGAAAGGCTGGCCTTCACAGAGCTCCTGAATCCGCTTCTCGAACTTCTTGCCCGGGGTGCCGGTGACCACGTAGACGGGCTGCATGTCGAGAGAGATCAGGAATTCGACCATGGAGATGAGCTGGTCCGGGTCGCCCCAGAGGGCCACGCGCTTGCCGTAGAAGTACTGGTGCATGTCGGAGATCATGTCCACGAGCTGACCGCGCTCGAAGGCGACGGTTTCGGGGACGGAGACGCCGGCCACGGTGCGCAGCACGTCGACGAAGCGGTCGGTGGCGGCCAGACCGAAGGGCATGTCCAGCACGGTGCAGGGAACCTTGCACTTGGAGTCCAGCCAGCGGGCGGCGTCTGCCGAGCACCACTCGCCCAGGGCCAGGGTGCCTATGGCGTCGCCGCAGCCCTTGAGTTCCTTCACGGTCACGCCGCCGTCCGGGAACATCTTGTATTCGCCGGTCAGGGGGGCGTTGAGCACGCCGTCGGTGTCCGGGAACAGGGTGATGTCCACGCCGACCATGGCGGCCAGCCGCTTGATCTCGCCCATGTCGCTGGGTTCGACCCAACCGGGGATGACGTTGACCTTTCCGTTCTTCTTGCCGGTAGGCTCGGCCAGCATGGCCATGGCCTTGACCATGTTCGAGAAGCCGGTGACGTGGGAGCCGACGTAGGACGGGGTGGGCGCGCCGACAAAGGTCTTGCCTTCGGGCAGCTTGCCCGTCTTGATCGCCTTGTCGCGGATCTGGTTCAGGTCGTCGCCGATGGTCTCGGACAGGCAGGTGGTGTGCACGGCGATCACTTCGGGATCGTAGACCGACATGATGTTGTCGATGGCCTGCAGCAGGTTGGCCTGCCCGCCGAACACGGATGCGCCTTCGGTGAAGGATGACGTGGCGGCGGAGACGGGCTCCTTGTAGTGCCTGGTCAACGC belongs to Pseudodesulfovibrio portus and includes:
- the nifK gene encoding nitrogenase molybdenum-iron protein subunit beta, whose translation is MVLLRHTPTEVKERKALMINPAKTCQPIGAMYASLGIHGCLPHSHGSQGCCAYHRSALTRHYKEPVSAATSSFTEGASVFGGQANLLQAIDNIMSVYDPEVIAVHTTCLSETIGDDLNQIRDKAIKTGKLPEGKTFVGAPTPSYVGSHVTGFSNMVKAMAMLAEPTGKKNGKVNVIPGWVEPSDMGEIKRLAAMVGVDITLFPDTDGVLNAPLTGEYKMFPDGGVTVKELKGCGDAIGTLALGEWCSADAARWLDSKCKVPCTVLDMPFGLAATDRFVDVLRTVAGVSVPETVAFERGQLVDMISDMHQYFYGKRVALWGDPDQLISMVEFLISLDMQPVYVVTGTPGKKFEKRIQELCEGQPFEVKVKAKGDMFLMHQWIKNEPVDLLIGNTYGKYISRDEDIPLLRWGFPILDRQGHQYFPTVGYKGGLRLLEMILGLLLDRKDRDDPETQFELVL